The stretch of DNA TCTAAAGAAAGATTTTTGTCCTTATATGTCCCAACTACAAGACCAAGTGTTTGCTGGGTGCAATAAATATGTTGTTGACATGTATGAAAACTGATTGTCACCTTTATAAACTTTTAAcacatattcaaaaaaaaaaaaaaaatgctactACATTTcgtaaaccataaaaaaaaaagccaattaTTCACATGGCTTCTTCATTTGTGAAGTCGATAGAGATATTTTTTAGAGGTGCCAAAACGAAAAAGTTGGGTAAGTATCTTTTAATTCCTTTGCAGATTCATTAAATGTGCGACAAGGACAACAAAGTCTCTCTCTACATTGATATAATGttacaacattttttatttctaacattaaaaccaaaaagaacattttatttccaacattaaaacaaaacaaaaaaaaaatcattttattccCTCTTCTTTTAAAACATGATCTCCTCGTTATTCACGAAATTctacattttataaattaaaaatagatacagtagaaaaaaattgtaaaatttaaattaaagttaaatgaggcaaagagggaaaaaataaaaataaagtggtcagagagagagagacctgaaTTAGGTGTGATCCAGTGGCATCTCTTGACCGGTCCCGGAATTTTAGGAGAAATGTCCTCAACGACGGCGACGGCGACGACATCATTGAGCTTCGTAGTTACTACTCCGTTCCGTTTAGACGGAGTTATGATTTTCCCAGAGTTCGTCGTCTTCACCGTTGAACGTTCCGAggatgaagtggaagaagatgaatcatcAGTCGAAACTGAGAAACTCGAGtccggcttcttcttcttcgtcgccGGAGATTGCGTCTGTTGTGGTGGCTTCTTTGTAATCTCTGTGTTCGTAACCTTGAATCTGTTCCCAGTTGAACAGAGGATAGCTCGAGACTCAACAGCCATTGGTTTAACCGGAGAACGAAGCTTTGAGACTACAGACATCTCGTAAGAAGGGGTAGGGAGATGGAGAATTTGAAGGTAATGTGAGGGTAAAATCGGAAAGTGAGATGAAGATCAgactcagagagagagagagagatggaacaGAGTATGAATGAGAGAGCTTATTATTTGGAGAGGTTTTAAaacgaaacagagaagaaacggtaacaaattaaaaaatgaaaggagGTAAACCGGTTATAGCCGGTGAATATTGCTTACGTGTTCGGTTAATTTATGCTTTTGGTTTCAGAAAAGGACACCGTTACTAATGGTGTTATTACATGTAGTAATGTCGTGAAAATTACGCTTTTGTCTAAATTAGTTCAGGATTAAAGTTTGCCACCAAAGTCTTAATGCTTTTATGACTTTGAACCatatatacagtaaaaaaaatgtaacgaAACAATGACTAcattatttactttaaaattagAGGGTTTAAAAACCTAAAGAATGTTTTTGGAGAATGCACCAAAAGTCTTCAATTCCGCATGCTTTTACGACTTTGACACATATACACATACACAGTAAAATTAATGAAACAACTGTTACATTATTTTACTCCCGACCTCGAAGTTAACTGCTTCAGTAGCTCGTGCCCTCAATTACACAGCTTTTGGCTTCTCGAAGAGGGGGAAGTACAATGATTGTCAATGAACCAATTTTACATGACCCCTACTTCCTTTATGTTATTTTAAtgctttttacaaaaaaaaatttactcaaGAACTGGAATAAGAAAATACAGGACAAACCAGAATTTTACCAATTACTAGTATAATTCCATTCTAgtccaaattttttattaatacaaTATTAAGTTAATTGTTCTagttcaaaaaacaaattttagcgATAAGTGTAATGACCCATATCCATATAACACTTGTATCACTTTTATCTACGTATGGTAAACTTTGTTACTTGTGTGACGGCAAAGAAACCTCATATGATTAATGGAGGGTGGATAGATAATTTAGAGTTGGGCAGAGAGTCAGAGTCTATATTTGGTGAAGTGTGTATGTGGTTTTGTGAGTGAAGGGTATAATGGGGAATACAAACAAAAGCTTTAAGTAGAAGTTAAAAAAGTAGCTTAccgttaaccaaaaaaaaaagaatcgtaAAAGCCAACACAACACCAACTCCACCACAACCTCAAAACCTCACAATTgcctttttttccttcttctaacGGCTAACTACTAAACCCTCTTTAATGGGCTTATTAGCCCAATTAATTATATGGCCTAGTTCCTTTAACTATTATCTATATCTCCTCCGTACGTACTTAACCTTATTTAAAAGCCTTTTatgattagatagatagatctctcaacaaacaaacaaacaaattttgcTGTAAAAAAACCTGTGGCAACTAAAATCTCTGCATTCTGCAAACATCTTTTTGATTCAGAGAACCGTATCTTGTACTGTACATAGCCTTCgtgtaaaaactaaaagactAAAGATTTGTTGTCTTCCTTTTAAACCGGTCCAAGAGTGTTGAAGTGGTCCCATGCTTCCTAAATgattgaatcaaaccaaaccaaataaaataaaaaaggactTGAATAAGATTTAATGATCCTGCAAGGTTTTATGTAATTGTCATAAAACATTAGTTATAGTAACAACAACGTGTAATTAACTCGAAAAGTTTCTCAGCCATGTATTTTTGGTTTGTAGAGGCACCCCTTTTGTTGTAGTTTGTATAGATGAAGGATGATTAATAATGCCCTTTGGTACGATTTGCTAACCGTGTTTCCTTCGATCATATTCATTAGATGAACCGCCAAAGAATCTGTGAATTGAAAACTTCCGAATTCATTACGTTAGGGCCCATTAAAAAAAGCCCGTTATAGATAGAGTacctttcaagtttcaacccTACCTAgtccctctatatatatactccacAAACCCTCTAAATTGGTGTCATTCGATtacgaaaccctaatcgatctcGAGATCCAAACAAACCTCTCTTTCATAAATCTTACGTAAGATTTCTCTACATGAAACCGCTCAACATGGACGACGGGAAGGAGCATACCAACATTGTGGAGTTTTATCCGCTTCGTTTTGAAGAACGTTCTGATCCGTTGCTACACGACGACGGCTTGTGTTATATAAAGATTTATGGCACCCACATCTCTAGAACCGTCTACCGCCCACTCATAGGCCCGGACATGCTATTGGCGCAGAAGGAAGTGACGAGAACATATGACTTTCCAATGAAATTTGAGCTACCTGGTTCCAGGTCAGATCTCTACGATACTTTTAGAATGATATTTCTTGCGGATGAACTCGGAGATTATTGGAATCTGCACCCAGACTGGAATTTGGAGAATCTAGCGGAGAATATATGTCAATATGCTGAGTCTCAGGGTTTCTGTTTGCAAGGAAGAGCACCACAACTATTTGAGCTCACCGCTGTTGAAGCTTTCGTCGAACTCTCCATTATGAGTGAAGCTGCTGGTTGGAGAATGAGTGTATGGAAAGAAGGACTAGCTCCAGCACCTCCGATTGACATCGTAGAATGTACCTTGTGTCATCATCAGGACATGACCCACGGTAATAGCATTGCGCTAAATTGTGGGGATGTTTTTCACAAGCATTGTTTCTTTCCTCTTTGGTGGGAAGACAAGGGCACCAATTGCCCTCAATGTGCCCGCAAGTGTCTTTAGAAACACTAGAGTTACCTATGTTTGTTCTTCTACATCCTCTTAAATATGGATTAGCTCAATTAACTAAATATGGCTTTTAACTATGTCTACATCTTTCTTAAACCTCTCTTTAAAGCCTTTTATGTGATGTGATATAACTATATAAGTCTATATCTGATATAATTGGTGTGTTGCTGTAAAACCTGTGACAACTAAAATTCTGTATTCTGCTAACATCTTCTTTTGATTCATCAGAACCGTGTATCTGTACATACATAGCCTTTGGTTGTAAGAACTAAAACACTTAAaaagatttttccttttaaacCGGTCCGAGAGTGTTGAAGTGGTCCCATGCTTCCTAGATGattgaatcaaaccaaaagaaagaaaaaaaggactTGCTTATTAGATTTAATGATCATGCAAAATTGTCGTGAAAACATTAGAGTGTTATATAGTAGTAACAAGAACCTGTAATAACTCGAAAACCTTCTCGGCCATGTATTTTTGGTTTGAAGAGGCACCCTTTTGTTGTAGTTTGTCTGGATGAAGGATTAGTAATGCCCTCTGGTACGATTTTCTAACCGCGTTTCCTTCTATCATATCCATTAGAGGAACCGGCCTCCACCCGCTCCCGGACCAAAGAATCTGTGATTTTTTCCGAATTCATTATTTATGCATATAGGCTAATGCAATACAGCATCGAACAGTGTTATGTGTTGTTATACATCATCAGAAAAATACTTACATATTGCAGCGTGGACAGAAGAGACCGGATGTTTCCGCTCTTTCCGCTTGACCACTTGCGAATTTTAGCATCAATGCTCTACAGAGGTTCGGATTCCGCtatcttttagtttttagagTTAAGAGATCGAAAATGTATCTCTTTGCAATTCCAATAGTATTATTACCTGGATTTCTTCAGCATTACTAGTGGTTTCTTCCATTTGGTTTTCATCTTGTGTTATATCCTCCACCTACACATCACATTACAAGTTCCACGCCAATCATTGAAAAGAAACATACACATTATTAGATTGAAAACATCAAGGTTGAAGGGCGCTTAAGATTACATCAAAGTTTACTTGAAAGGGCTCATCTATATCCTCTGAGGATGTATGTGCtgacagaaataaaaaattggttAGCTCAAATGTTATTTGGTTGTGTAGATATAACAATGTTGGATAAGTCCAAAAAACTTACCTGTGGTTGGTTCTTGACGCTCTTCTTGTTCATTAACACCACGAGCCTTATTATTCTTCAGGCTCTCCTGATCTGAAACCTTTTCCTGAGTTGCTTGTGGAGGCTTCTGATCCCGATTCTGCAATGATATTTATAGGTAAGGCATCACAAACCAAGGAACAAATAgctaacaaaatcttgattgtCAGATTAAGTACCATAGTAGGGATATCTGAAGTCGATTTCTTTAGCTCGTCAGGAACGTTTACAGTTTCCTTGGCATTAGCACTGTCATGATTAATATCAGTCTTGGGAGTTTCTTTAGCTCTCCTCCATCTAGAGCTTTTTCCAAGAGATTCCCCACCTGCTCCAACTGAAGCTCCTTGACTGAAAATCTTAACAAAGTCACTCACTTTTCCTTTGGCTCCATCTTTGCCAACTTCTGCTGATGCGGATGAACTTGCGAAGCTGGATTTATCAGGTATCGGGCTATCCGAGGAACTTTTCATGCCTTgtggtttcttctttgttcttgaatCTTCAGTAGAACTTCGCGTGCTCTTGGCTTTGCCTTTACCTTTCCTCACTTCTCTCTGTTGTACTATTTCCTCACCTGCAATGACAAAGAAACCAAATGAAGTCCACAAAAGGAAAGCTAACCCAACCAAAcgaaacaaacatatatatgtctGCTGAAACCAACCTTGCTTCTCATTATTATCCTTAAAATTAGAATGAAGAGGCTTCACAGTAGCTTCATACGCTTTTGACACACCAGAGAAGGCCTGTTCAGACATCGGATCATTTGAATGGAGAGGCTTCACCGTAGCTTCACGCACCGTTGACACACCAGAGAAGGCCTGTTCAGACACCAAATCAAATTCTGTTTTCACTTCCTCTGTCTGAACACCAGGACGTTTCTTTTCCTCATTCAAACTAGATAAACCAATTTCACCTTCTTCAACAACTCTACCCGCTTTCTCAACAGAAGAAGTAGATTGAGGATCACTCAATGTCACCGGCGTTGTTGTCTCCTCAGCTTTAGACATAGAACTCAATCTAGAACTACTCCAAATGACAACAGGAACTCCTTTATTAGGCCACTTGTAGATAGAGAAATGAAACTGCCTGCCTTTGCCAGTAACAACAACTCTTGGAGTATCATCACAACAACCATCTGAATCTAATTTAACAGTAGAGACCACATCGGCTTTGCTAGAAGTTCTTGACAAAGGAGAGCTCGAAACAGTTTCTTTGTTCTTGCTTAAACTACGAGTACTAGCTGAACCAAATGTGGGAATCTCTGTTGCTTTTGCAGGAAGACtaatgaacaaagtcaaaagataattataactaaattatCAAATATGATTATGAAACTAATCTTAGTGTTATAATATTAAACAGACCTGAACTGAGCAGGAAACGAAGTTCCTGAAGATTCAGGTTTGAGAGCCGGGCTAAGGATCCGAGAACCCGGAAGTGATGACCCGAACGGTTCtcgctccttcttcttcatcatcatcggcgaagaagaagaagacgacgattcATTCACTCTGAAAATATCGTCGAAGAAATCATCGCTGGTGAAACGACGCCTGACCGATGTCTCTTCTCCGAAGACAGGCTTCTCGTCTTGAGTAACCAGAGCGCCGACGACGTCGGAGATGACGTCACGACGCCGGAGAGCGGATTCGCTGAAGCTATGCCGCGTGGCTTCGTTATTATTAGCTACAACTACTTTAGAGCGTCTCTTGGGAGGACCACCGAACACGTCACCGAAATCGATGTCAACGTCGTCATTAACGCCGCTGGGGTTACGTAGCACGAGTGGTGGTGAGTTGGAGGAGGCTAAAAGAACTGTTTCTGAGCTTTGTAATGTCTGCATAGCACTAAATTGCAGATTGCTCTGTGAGAGGAAACTAAGGCTGAAACGTTTCAATAAGGCTttagaaacagaaagaaagaaaaaaaaaaaaaaaggacaaaacagagaggtAAGTGTGGGGTTTCATTTAATTTGAAACCATACAGAGTGAAGAATCTTAAAAAGACTCTTCTTTGTGgataaaacacacataaatcCAAACTCTTTGCCTACTCTCTTTTgtcttccatctctctctctttcttgcccaatcttttgtctctctcataaattttctgtttttgtgtgGTCAGGAAATAATAAAGACTTTTATGGGTATAGAAGAAACTGTGGTCAACAGTAGAGTTGAGAAATCAGCTATAGGATGGATACACAAGATTCATACTacagacgaagaagaagtattTAGGTAGAATCTGaagattagttttattttttttggatatcttGCTTAACAAGCATCTATTCAATAGTACCATCTGAGAAGCTATCAAGCGCATCTTGCTTGCCATTAACGTAGAAGTCCACTGCAGCTTGCATTCGGATGAGTTTATCACGATGGTAATTCACATGAACAATCACCGGCTTCAACTTCTTCAGTTCCTGATTCTTTCTCACCGTTTTGAAGAGGAACCTACTGTTCATGAACTCATATATATCCATGACTCTCTTGGAAGCGTGTAAGCCAGTGTATCCGGGATGCGAAGGGTAAAAGAGGTGCTCATTGAAAACTGCTTGGTCCCATCCCCCTGACTTGGATAGTGTATCTGTCACGCGATCAAGTAGCTCGATTGAAGGAAGAGTTGGTCTTAGATAGAAAAACCCGGAATTGAAAACCCATATCCTTGCGGTGTAGACATACCGAGACTGTCCCATGGTTGGGTCATCGAACACATCGTTGAAGCCATAGGCCGTGTTATTGTCATGACCATCGCTCATGGACTCCACATCAGAGTCTCTGTACAGATGACCAAAAGGGTTCTGCAAGAATACAATGTCCACATCTGATAGAAGAACACCATAACCAAGCTGCAAGAACTCCCTTAAGACGCGGAATTTTAGTCCAGATACGGCCAACCCACTTCCGCTTTTCCCAACGTCATCCACCGCTTTATCTGGATCTCTCTTGTAATATGCAACTTCATTCGATTTACAGAAGCCTTCTATGGAATCATCCAACGGGACAACCATGTAGTTTTGAATACCCACTCTTTTTACGCTAGCAATCTGCACCTCCAACATTGGTTTCACATTTGAATTAGCAAGAACCACGATGATCTCTTTATTAACAGCTACTTTCTCTAAAAGCTTAGCTAATCTGGGGTTAACAGACTCGTCGGGAACCACAGTCGGATTGGTTCTCAGACCCGTGACAGTGCCAAAAGGCCCGGCCTTGATCACTGTTCCTTCTTCCGCCAACAGTACCTTTTCTGTTAGCTCTCTGACCTGCTTGCTTAACTCGGCATTCTTTTCGGAGATAATTGCAAATTCTGATTTCAACATTTTGACCTGCTCAGGTGATTCACCTGAACCCGGTCCAACCTGAAAAGATGAACAGAGAAAGGTTGAGATCACAATTTTAACTTTGGTCTTGATGTCACAGATTTCAGTCTTTAAGTAAGATCCAAGATGATATGATTAAAAATGCAATATGtaattcttctttctccaaaatCGATGAAGATTATGAATCCTCAAAACAAACGAATTCAGTAAGAGAGTTCAATTCTCAAATCTTGAAAGCCATCTCCCGCCAAATATAGTTCTAAATTCGGCTATAGTATTCAAACCTCATTCACCAAcattttgaattataatttccAACAAACACAACACCATAAAAGGAGTTCCAGCATTCCCCATAGAAATCAACTTAATGCTATAAATGCTAGCTTCAGAGGACATCTTCAGAACACAAAAATTGGAGCTATGGAAcacagaatttaaaaaaaaaaaaaatgaatgtacATGATTTAATAGTATAAGATTTACCTTTGATGATCCGGAGTTGAAGAAATCATTTGGTAACAAGATAGTGCAGACGCACCCGATAATAATTCCGACAAGAATGGCGATCACAATTCCACGTTCACTGAATTGTTGGAATCGGTCTCTACGACCAGCCATTGCCAatttgaagagaaagagaagactcTTTTCTGTCTTCTGTGATCAAATCCTAGTTGTGCAAGTTAATCTATTATTTATCGTCTAGTCTTGATTGTACTGGACTAGTGGCGTTGCTGTTGATCAAAGGTCATATAAACAGCTAACATACTGAAAGAGAAAGAATGGTCCATCTAACTAGGTAGAGAGGTTTAGGCAGAATTGCCTAACTCAGCACAACCACATTTATTACGATTCTAGAAAACCAGTACCacttatttatcattttcacctcAAACGACactaaaaatgatattaaaaccAAACTGTTTTCGAGGTTTCAAAAGGACAAAGATGATCAAATCATAAAGCCTTATGGATATCTAACAGTACTCCTTTCCTAAGCAGTTGAGACATCGTTGTATCCtgcaatgttaaaaaaaaaaaaaaaatcaaaactttgagtCTAGAAGAACAGTCTCTCTACATACtgaattagaaaaaagaaacagtaataaaaaaaaaaaaacctttgacCATCGCAAGTAGGGCAAAGACATGGATTGATACAAACTGGATCGTACAACGGTGACCATCTAATCGTTGCGTTTCCTTTGCATAATTTGCATATGTAAAACCCTTTTCCACGACAAACTCTACAAACCAATCCGGTTTTCTTCCGTTTCTCTTCAATTGTATATCGAAATGCTCCTATAGCTGCTGACGAAACAGCGCTTACGATCACAAACCCGCCAACAATTACGCCAACGCTGGTTCTCAAGAACCTAATCGGTTCTAGTGGCATCTCCTATAGTGTTATTATAATCTCTCTGCGGAATTTTGTCGAACACCTTGAGTGCGTGTTTTCGTTGAGTCTTGTGAGtttggagaaagaagataatGGGTTGATAATAATTGTGTGCTCTGACCACTTTAGCCTTTTCATTCAAGGCGAAAAGAAATACCAAACCGAAGTACATTAAATGATTAAATTTAAATCCCACataaaccggatcaaaccggaAACTATAATACCGACCAATCTCGGTAGTTTTTTTTAACTCGAAATCCTAGTGAAGAGAAGATGAGCACCGTTTTGAGGCTGCAAGGTCACAAACAAAACAGGAGCATGAGCATAACTTGGTGACAACCTGAAACTGTAATGCTTCAAGATCGTAGCCAGAACAGTTTTGGTCTCATTCACAGCAAGATTCTGTCCCACGCAAGTCCTAGGCCCTAACCCAAACGGCACAAGCAGAGCTGATTGTTTTTTAGGATCTTCAAACCTACGCGGGTTAAACTCCTCTGCGTCGTTTCCCCATGTTTCTTTGTCGTGGTGCATCGCTACCACTGATAAATAGATTTGAGTTCCTGCAGGAATGTCAAGGTTTCCGAGCTTAGCTCTCCTAAGAGTGTCACGGTTTAGTGTCATTGCTGGAGGGTAGAGCCGGAGAGTCTCGTTGATTATCATACTTAGCTGTTagcaaagacaaaaaaataaaagaatttggtGCTAAGAATCAATGTCTCTTGAAACCATACTTAAGTTGGGGCTTAAAGACGTACACTCTTGAGGTCTTGTAAGACGTCTAGAGTAGGAAACCCGGTTGGTCCGAGGACGCGTATGACTTCTTCACGAGCAATGTTTTGCCATTCTTGGTTCATAGCTAAGAGTACTAAAACAAACGTCAGAAGGTTACCAGTTGTTTCCTTAGCTGCAAAATAGAAGGTTTTGCATTCATCTATCACTTCTTCAATCCCAAGTTTCTCTTCTTGACCATTCTGATTCGTGTAAGATGACATAAAAGCCTGAAGCATAGTTCCTGATTTCTCAACAgctgttgttttgttgctttctATCAGTTTCAGTATAGAACCACGGATTTGTTTCTCAGNNNNNNNNNNNNNNNNNNNNNNNNNNNNNNNNNNNNNNNNNNNNNNNNNNNNNNNNNNNNNNNNNNNNNNNNNNNNNNNNNNNNNNNNNNNNNNNNNNNNNNNNNNNNNNNNNNNNNNNNNNNNNNNNNNNNNNNNNNNNNNNNNNNNNNNNNNNNNNNNNNNNNNNNNNNNNNNNNNNNNNNNNNNNNNNNNNNNNNNNNNNNNNNNNNNNNNNNNNNNNNNNNNNNNNNNNNNNNNNNNNNNNNNNNNNNNNNNNNNNNNNNNNNNNNNNNNNNNNNNNNNNNNNNNNNNNNNNNNNNNNNNNNNNNNNNNNNNNNNNNNNNNNNNNNNNNNNNNNNNNNNNNNNNNNNNNNNNNNNNNNNNNNNNNNNNNNNNNNNNNNNNNNNNNNNNNNNNNNNNNNNNNNNNNNNNNNNNNNNNNNNNNNNNNNNNNNNNNNNNNNNNNNNNNNNNNNNNNNNNNNNNNNNNNNNNNNNNNNNNNNNNNNNNNNNNNNNNNNNNNNNNNNNNNNNNNNNNNNNNNNNNNNNNNNNNNNNNNNNNNNNNNNNNNNNNNNNNNNNNNNNNNNNNNNNNNNNNNNNNNNNNNNNNNNNNNNNNNNNNNNNNNNNNNNNNNNNNNNNNNNNNNNNNNNNNNNNNNNNNNNNNNNNNNNNNNNNNNNNNNNNNNNNNNNNNNNNNNNNNNNNNNNNNNNNNNNNNNNNNNNNNNNNNNNNNNNNNNNNNNNNNNNNNNNNNNNNNNNNNNNNNNNNNNNNNNNNNNNNNNNNNNNNNNNNNNNNNNNNNNNNNNNNNNNNNNNNNNNNNNNNNNNNNNNNNNNNNNNNNNNNNNNNNNNNNNNNNNNNNNNNNNNNNNNNNNNNNNNNNNNNNNNNNNNNNNNNNNNNNNNNNNNNNNNNNNNNNNNNNNNNNNNNNNNNNNNNNNNNNNNNNNNNNNNNNNNNNNNNNNNNNNNNNNNNNNNNNNNNNNNNNNNNNNNNNNNNNNNNNNNNNNNNNNNNNNNNNNNNNNNNNNNNNNNNNNNNNNNNNNNNNNNNNNNNNNNNNNNNNNNNNNNNNNNNNNNNNNNNNNNNNNNNNNNNNNNNNNNNNNNNNNNNNNNNNNNNNNNNNNNNNNNNNNNNNNNNNNNNNNNNNNNNNNNNNNNNNNNNNNNNNNNNNNNNNNNNNNNNNNNNNNNNNNNNNNNNNNNNNNNNNNNNNNNNNNNNNNNNNNNNNNNNNNNNNNNNNNNNNNNNNNNNNNNNNNNNNNNNNNNNNNNNNNNNNNNNNNNNNNNNNNNNNNNNNNNNNNNNNNNNNNNNNNNNNNNNNNNNNNNNNNNNNNNNNNNNNNNNNNNNNNNNNNNNNNNNNNNNNNNNNNNNNNNNNNNNNNNNNNNNNNNNNNNNNNNNNNNNNNNNNNNNNNNNNNNNNNNNNNNNNNNNNNNNNNNNNNNNNNNNNNNNNNNNNNNNNNNNNNNNNNNNNNNNNNNNNNNNNNNNNNNNNNNNNNNNNNNNNNNNNNNNNNNNNNNNNNNNNNNNNNNNNNNNNNNNNNNNNNNNNNNNNNNNNNNNNNNNNNNNNNNNNNNNNNNNNNNNNNNNNNNNNNNNNNNNNNNNNNNNNNNNNNNNNNNNNNNNNNNNNNNNNNNNNNNNNNNNNNNNNNNNNNNNNNNNNNNNNNNNNNNNNNNNNNNNNNNNNNNNNNNNNNNNNNNNNNNNNNNNNNNNNNNNNNNNNNNNNNNNNNNNNNNNNNNNNNNNNNNNNNNNNNNNNNNNNNNNNNNNNNNNNNNNNNNNNNNNNNNNNNNNNNNNNNNNNNNNNNNNNNNNNNNNNNNNNNNNNNNNNNNNNNNNNNNNNNNNNNNNNNNNNNNNNNNNNNNNNNNNNNNNNNNNNNNNNNNNNNNNNNNNNNNNNNNNNNNNNNNNNNNNNNNNNNNNNNNNNNNNNNNNNNNNNNNNNNNNNNNNNNNNNNNNNNNNNNNNNNNNNNNNNNNNNNNNNNNNNNNNNNNNNNNNNNNNNNNNNNNNNNNNNNNNNNNNNNNNNNNNNNNNNNNNNNNNNNNNNNNNNNNNNNNNNNNNNNNNNNNNNNNNNNNNNNNNNNNNNNNNNNNNNNNNNNNNNNNNNNNNNNNNNNNNNNNNNNNNNNNNNNNNNNNNNNNNNNNNNNNNNNNNNNNNNNNNNNNNNNNNNNNNNNNNNNNNNNNNNNNNNNNNNNNNNNNNNNNNNNNNNNNNNNNNNNNNNNNNNNNNNNNNNNNNNNNNNNNNNNNNNNNNNNNNNNNNNNNNNNNNNNNNNNNNNNNNNNNNNNNNNNNNNNNNNNNNNNNNNNNNNNNNNNNNNNNNNNNNNNNNNNNNNNNNNNNNNNNNNNNNNNNNNNNNNNNNNNNNNNNNNNNNNNNNNNNNNNNNNNNNNNNNNNNNNNNNNNNNNNNNNNNNNNNNNNNNNNNNNNNNNNNNNNNNNNNNNNNNNNNNNNNNNNNNNNNNNNNNNNNNNNNNNNNNNNNNNNNNNNNNNNNNNNNNNNNNNNNNNNNNNNNNNNNNNNNNNNNNNNNNNNNNNNNNNNNNNNNNNNNNNNNNNNNNNNNNNNNNNNNNNNNNNNNNNNNNNNNNNNNNNNNNNNNNNNNNNNNNNNNNNNNNNNNNNNNNNNNNNNNNNNNNNNNNNNNNNNNNNNNNNNNNNNNNNNNNNNNNNNNNNNNNNNNNNNNNNNNNNNNNNNNNNNNNNNNNNNNNNNNNNNNNNNNNNNNNNNNNNNNNNNNNNNNNNNNNNNNNNNNNNNNNNNNNNNNNNNNNNNNNNNNNNNNNNNNNNNNNNNNNNNNNNNNNNNNNNNNNNNNNNNNNNNNNNNNNNNNNNNNNNNNNNNNNNNNNNNNNNNNNNNNNNNNNNNNNNNNNNNNNNNNNNNNNNNNNNNNNNNNNNNNNNNNNNNNNNNNNNNNNNNNNNNNNNNNNNNNNNNNNNNNNNNNNNNNNNNNNNNNNNNNNNNNNNNNNNNNNNNNNNNNNNNNNNNNNNNNNNNNNNNNNNNNNNNNNNNNNNNNNNNNNNNNNNNNNNNNNNNNNNNNNNNNNNNNNNNNNNNNNNNNNNNNNNNNNNNNNNNNNN from Camelina sativa cultivar DH55 chromosome 9, Cs, whole genome shotgun sequence encodes:
- the LOC104713154 gene encoding J domain-containing protein required for chloroplast accumulation response 1-like, which produces MQTLQSSETVLLASSNSPPLVLRNPSGVNDDVDIDFGDVFGGPPKRRSKVVVANNNEATRHSFSESALRRRDVISDVVGALVTQDEKPVFGEETSVRRRFTSDDFFDDIFRVNESSSSSSSPMMMKKKEREPFGSSLPGSRILSPALKPESSGTSFPAQFSLPAKATEIPTFGSASTRSLSKNKETVSSSPLSRTSSKADVVSTVKLDSDGCCDDTPRVVVTGKGRQFHFSIYKWPNKGVPVVIWSSSRLSSMSKAEETTTPVTLSDPQSTSSVEKAGRVVEEGEIGLSSLNEEKKRPGVQTEEVKTEFDLVSEQAFSGVSTVREATVKPLHSNDPMSEQAFSGVSKAYEATVKPLHSNFKDNNEKQGEEIVQQREVRKGKGKAKSTRSSTEDSRTKKKPQGMKSSSDSPIPDKSSFASSSASAEVGKDGAKGKVSDFVKIFSQGASVGAGGESLGKSSRWRRAKETPKTDINHDSANAKETVNVPDELKKSTSDIPTMNRDQKPPQATQEKVSDQESLKNNKARGVNEQEERQEPTTAHTSSEDIDEPFQVNFDVEDITQDENQMEETTSNAEEIQSIDAKIRKWSSGKSGNIRSLLSTLQYILWSGSGWRPVPLMDMIEGNAVRKSYQRALLILHPDKLQQKGASSNQKYMAEKVFELLQEAWDHFNTLGPV
- the LOC104713153 gene encoding arabinosyltransferase RRA1, with protein sequence MAGRRDRFQQFSERGIVIAILVGIIIGCVCTILLPNDFFNSGSSKVGPGSGESPEQVKMLKSEFAIISEKNAELSKQVRELTEKVLLAEEGTVIKAGPFGTVTGLRTNPTVVPDESVNPRLAKLLEKVAVNKEIIVVLANSNVKPMLEVQIASVKRVGIQNYMVVPLDDSIEGFCKSNEVAYYKRDPDKAVDDVGKSGSGLAVSGLKFRVLREFLQLGYGVLLSDVDIVFLQNPFGHLYRDSDVESMSDGHDNNTAYGFNDVFDDPTMGQSRYVYTARIWVFNSGFFYLRPTLPSIELLDRVTDTLSKSGGWDQAVFNEHLFYPSHPGYTGLHASKRVMDIYEFMNSRFLFKTVRKNQELKKLKPVIVHVNYHRDKLIRMQAAVDFYVNGKQDALDSFSDGTIE
- the LOC109126251 gene encoding uncharacterized protein LOC109126251, which encodes MPLEPIRFLRTSVGVIVGGFVIVSAVSSAAIGAFRYTIEEKRKKTGLVCRVCRGKGFYICKLCKGNATIRWSPLYDPVCINPCLCPTCDGQRIQRCLNCLGKEYC